A stretch of Ipomoea triloba cultivar NCNSP0323 chromosome 13, ASM357664v1 DNA encodes these proteins:
- the LOC116001795 gene encoding beta-glucosidase-like SFR2, chloroplastic isoform X1 — protein MVLVGLFISATKLAGVLVTLSVAANAFSYNRYRKKNLKPFDSPIDESSDTLAVFDVNPAEGEKGFFFGLATAPAHVEDRLNDAWLQFAEETPCEQSKSNNESQLADALLASATGDGGTQQASVLPRAASQTIKRRKSLKIAMEAKIRGFEKYIEVEESVPAEACHHTVAAWHNVPHPEERLRFWSDPDTELKLAKDTGVQVFRMGIDWSRIMPEEPKNGLKESVNYAALERYKWIVNRVRFYGMKVMLTLFHHSLPPWAGEYGGWKMEKTIDYFLEFTRLVVDSVSDVVDYWVTFNEPHVFCMLTYCAGAWPGGNPDMLEVATSALPTGVFNQAMHLMAIAHSKAYDYIHERRGSGTLVGVAHHVSFMRPYGLFDIAAVSVANSLTLYPYLDAISEKLDYIGINYYGQVMPYSYLETLTFLQFGPVGTKLIFFSPFNFQEVVCGAGLKLVETDEYSESGRGIYPDGLYRVLLQFHERYKHLNVPFIISENGVSDGTDVIRRPYMLEHLLAVFAATLAGVPILGYLFWTISDNWEWADGYGPKFGLVAVDRSNNLARIPRPSYHLFSKVVTSGKITRQDRENAWNELQIAVKEKKTRPFYRSVNKHGLMYAGGLDEPIWRPYIERDWRFGHYEMEGLQDPLSRFSRYILRPFSIKKKSKSKTVNEEATLEPLMQSL, from the exons ATGGTGCTCGTCGGACTCTTCATATCGGCGACGAAGCTCGCCGGAGTCCTCGTGACGCTCTCGGTCGCCGCCAACGCTTTTTCCTACAACCGTTACCGCAAGAAGAATCTCAAGCCTTTCGATTCTCCCATTGACGAGTCCTCCGATACTCTCGCCGTCTTCGACGTTAATCCTGCCG AAGGTGAGAAAGGGTTCTTCTTCGGATTGGCAACTGCACCAGCACATGTGGAAGACAGGCTTAATGATGCTTGGCTCCAGTTTGCTGAAGAGACTCCTTGTGaacaatcaaaatcaaataatgAATCCCAACTAGCAGATGCACTATTGGCCTCTGCTACAGGTGATGGTGGCACCCAACAAGCTTCAGTACTACCTAGAGCAGCTTCTCAGACCATAAAAAGAAGGAAGTCACTTAAGATAGCTATGGAGGCAAAAATTAGAGGATTTGAGAAGTACATAGAAGTAGAAGAATCTGTGCCTGCCGAGGCATGTCATCATACTGTTGCTGCCTGGCATAATGTTCCACACCC GGAGGAAAGGCTAAGGTTTTGGTCTGATCCTGATACAGAATTGAAGCTGGCAAAGGATACTGGAGTCCAAGTGTTTAGGATGGGAATTGATTGGTCAAGAATTATGCCTGAAGAGCCCAAGAATGGTCTAAAAGAATCT GTCAACTATGCAGCTTTGGAGAGATATAAATGGATTGTAAATAGGGTGCGATTTTATGGGATGAAGGTAATGCTGACATTATTCCATCACTCGCTTCCACCATGGGCTGGAGAATATGGGGGGTGGAAGATGGAAAAGACCATTGACTACTTCTTGGAATTTACCAG GCTTGTTGTTGACTCTGTATCAGATGTTGTGGACTACTGGGTAACATTCAATGAGCCTCATGTGTTCTGTATGCTCACTTATTGTGCTGGTGCTTGGCCTGGTGGTAATCCTGATATGCTGGAGGTTGCTACTTCTGCTTTACCCACTGGTGTTTTCAATCAAGCCATGCACTTGATGGCAATTGCACACTCAAAGGCCTACGATTACATCCATGAAAGGAG AGGATCTGGAACACTAGTGGGAGTCGCACACCATGTCTCATTTATGCGTCCATATGGACTTTTTGACATTGCTGCTGTCTCAGTTGCTAATTCCTTGACTCTTTATCCTTATCTGGATGCTATTTCTGAGAAGCTGGATTATATTGGGATAAATTACTATGGACAGGTAATGCCCTATAGTTACCTAGAAACCctgacatttctccaatttgGGCCAGTGGGTActaagttgatttttttttccccttttaatTTCCAGGAAGTTGTATGTGGTGCTGGACTGAAGCTTGTGGAAACTGATGAGTACAGTGAATCGGGCCGGGGGATTTATCCTGATGGCTTGTATAGGGTTTTGCTTCAATTCCATGAAAGATACAAACATCTTAATGTGCCTTTCATAATCTCGGAGAATGGTGTTTCTGATGGAACAGATGTAATTAGACGACCATATATGTTGGAACATCTGTTGGCAGTTTTTGCGGCCACTCTAGCA GGTGTCCCAATACTTGGTTACTTGTTTTGGACAATTTCTGATAACTGGGAGTGGGCTGATGGCTATGGTCCGAAATTTGGACTTGTAGCAGTTGACCGTTCCAACAATCTTGCCAGGATTCCACGCCCTTCATACCATCTGTTTTCCAAG GTTGTCACATCAGGTAAAATCACACGGCAGGATAGAGAGAATGCTTGGAATGAACTTCAAATTGCagtaaaagagaaaaaaacaaGGCCATTTTATCGCTCTGTGAACAAACATGGTTTAATGTATGCAG GAGGTCTTGATGAGCCTATATGGCGACCATATATTGAACGCGATTGGCGATTTGGACACTATGAAATGGAAGGTCTACAAGATCCATTGAGCCGATTTTCACGATACATTCTCCGGCCCTTCTCAATCAAGAAGAAATCTAAATCCAAGACAGTGAATGAGGAAGCCACTCTTGAGCCTCTAATGCAGAGCCTTTGA
- the LOC116001440 gene encoding gibberellin 2-beta-dioxygenase 2-like, with translation MVIAKTASNIPVIDLCGERSEVSSLIVNASEEFGFFKVINHGVDEDVMKRMEDQSFQFFRKPGFEKQKLGGPANPYGYGCKNIGFNGDVGEVEYLILHANNLLSLAQTSNLPLNLSSAVKGYVEALRELACKILELMAEGLHIQETSVFSNLIKDVQSDSIFRLNYYPSLSRSTSLSPTFSDMVGFGEHTDPQILTILKSNDVAGLQISFKDGVWVPISPEPRSAFFVNVGDMLQALTNGRFMSVRHRVMLGSLKTRMSMGYFGAPTLNTTISCPFKLVTPENPRLYRAFTWAEYKKTTYSRKLGDNRLQLFRV, from the exons atggtgaTAGCGAAGACAGCCTCCAACATCCCCGTGATTGACCTTTGTGGGGAGAGGTCAGAGGTTTCAAGCCTCATCGTGAACGCCAGCGAAGAGTTCGGGTTTTTCAAGGTGATCAACCATGGCGTGGACGAGGATGTCATGAAGAGAATGGAGGACCAAAGCTTCCAGTTTTTCCGTAAACCGGGGTTTGAAAAACAGAAATTAGGCGGGCCGGCGAATCCTTATGGCTATGGGTGCAAGAATATAGGGTTCAATGGAGACGTTGGAGAGGTGGAGTATCTCATTCTTCACGCCAACAACCTTCTCTCTCTTGCCCAAACATCCAATCTCCCCCTCAACTTAAG CTCAGCAGTAAAAGGCTACGTAGAAGCACTTAGGGAGTTGGCATGTAAGATATTGGAATTGATGGCTGAGGGTTTGCATATACAAGAGACTTCAGTGTTCAGCAACCTCATCAAGGATGTTCAAAGTGACTCTATATTTAGACTCAACTATTATCCATCTCTTTCTAGGAGTACCTCATTGTCACCTACTTTTAGTGATATGGTTGGATTTGGAGAACATACTGACCCTCAGATCTTGACTATTTTGAAATCAAATGATGTTGCTGGCCTACAAATCTCGTTTAAGGATGGTGTGTGGGTCCCAATCTCTCCCGAGCCTCGATCTGCCTTCTTTGTTAATGTGGGTGACATGTTACAG GCATTGACAAATGGAAGGTTTATGAGCGTAAGGCATAGGGTGATGTTGGGATCATTGAAAACGAGGATGTCAATGGGGTATTTTGGAGCCCCAACACTCAACACAACAATTAGTTGTCCATTTAAATTAGTGACGCCAGAAAATCCCCGTCTGTATCGAGCATTCACTTGGGCTGAGTATAAGAAAACTACCTATTCAAGAAAGTTAGGTGACAACCGCCTTCAACTTTTTCGAGTATAA
- the LOC116001795 gene encoding beta-glucosidase-like SFR2, chloroplastic isoform X2 — translation MVLVGLFISATKLAGVLVTLSVAANAFSYNRYRKKNLKPFDSPIDESSDTLAVFDVNPAEGEKGFFFGLATAPAHVEDRLNDAWLQFAEETPCEQSKSNNESQLADALLASATGDGGTQQASVLPRAASQTIKRRKSLKIAMEAKIRGFEKYIEVEESVPAEACHHTVAAWHNVPHPEERLRFWSDPDTELKLAKDTGVQVFRMGIDWSRIMPEEPKNGLKESVNYAALERYKWIVNRVRFYGMKVMLTLFHHSLPPWAGEYGGWKMEKTIDYFLEFTRLVVDSVSDVVDYWVTFNEPHVFCMLTYCAGAWPGGNPDMLEVATSALPTGVFNQAMHLMAIAHSKAYDYIHERRGSGTLVGVAHHVSFMRPYGLFDIAAVSVANSLTLYPYLDAISEKLDYIGINYYGQEVVCGAGLKLVETDEYSESGRGIYPDGLYRVLLQFHERYKHLNVPFIISENGVSDGTDVIRRPYMLEHLLAVFAATLAGVPILGYLFWTISDNWEWADGYGPKFGLVAVDRSNNLARIPRPSYHLFSKVVTSGKITRQDRENAWNELQIAVKEKKTRPFYRSVNKHGLMYAGGLDEPIWRPYIERDWRFGHYEMEGLQDPLSRFSRYILRPFSIKKKSKSKTVNEEATLEPLMQSL, via the exons ATGGTGCTCGTCGGACTCTTCATATCGGCGACGAAGCTCGCCGGAGTCCTCGTGACGCTCTCGGTCGCCGCCAACGCTTTTTCCTACAACCGTTACCGCAAGAAGAATCTCAAGCCTTTCGATTCTCCCATTGACGAGTCCTCCGATACTCTCGCCGTCTTCGACGTTAATCCTGCCG AAGGTGAGAAAGGGTTCTTCTTCGGATTGGCAACTGCACCAGCACATGTGGAAGACAGGCTTAATGATGCTTGGCTCCAGTTTGCTGAAGAGACTCCTTGTGaacaatcaaaatcaaataatgAATCCCAACTAGCAGATGCACTATTGGCCTCTGCTACAGGTGATGGTGGCACCCAACAAGCTTCAGTACTACCTAGAGCAGCTTCTCAGACCATAAAAAGAAGGAAGTCACTTAAGATAGCTATGGAGGCAAAAATTAGAGGATTTGAGAAGTACATAGAAGTAGAAGAATCTGTGCCTGCCGAGGCATGTCATCATACTGTTGCTGCCTGGCATAATGTTCCACACCC GGAGGAAAGGCTAAGGTTTTGGTCTGATCCTGATACAGAATTGAAGCTGGCAAAGGATACTGGAGTCCAAGTGTTTAGGATGGGAATTGATTGGTCAAGAATTATGCCTGAAGAGCCCAAGAATGGTCTAAAAGAATCT GTCAACTATGCAGCTTTGGAGAGATATAAATGGATTGTAAATAGGGTGCGATTTTATGGGATGAAGGTAATGCTGACATTATTCCATCACTCGCTTCCACCATGGGCTGGAGAATATGGGGGGTGGAAGATGGAAAAGACCATTGACTACTTCTTGGAATTTACCAG GCTTGTTGTTGACTCTGTATCAGATGTTGTGGACTACTGGGTAACATTCAATGAGCCTCATGTGTTCTGTATGCTCACTTATTGTGCTGGTGCTTGGCCTGGTGGTAATCCTGATATGCTGGAGGTTGCTACTTCTGCTTTACCCACTGGTGTTTTCAATCAAGCCATGCACTTGATGGCAATTGCACACTCAAAGGCCTACGATTACATCCATGAAAGGAG AGGATCTGGAACACTAGTGGGAGTCGCACACCATGTCTCATTTATGCGTCCATATGGACTTTTTGACATTGCTGCTGTCTCAGTTGCTAATTCCTTGACTCTTTATCCTTATCTGGATGCTATTTCTGAGAAGCTGGATTATATTGGGATAAATTACTATGGACAG GAAGTTGTATGTGGTGCTGGACTGAAGCTTGTGGAAACTGATGAGTACAGTGAATCGGGCCGGGGGATTTATCCTGATGGCTTGTATAGGGTTTTGCTTCAATTCCATGAAAGATACAAACATCTTAATGTGCCTTTCATAATCTCGGAGAATGGTGTTTCTGATGGAACAGATGTAATTAGACGACCATATATGTTGGAACATCTGTTGGCAGTTTTTGCGGCCACTCTAGCA GGTGTCCCAATACTTGGTTACTTGTTTTGGACAATTTCTGATAACTGGGAGTGGGCTGATGGCTATGGTCCGAAATTTGGACTTGTAGCAGTTGACCGTTCCAACAATCTTGCCAGGATTCCACGCCCTTCATACCATCTGTTTTCCAAG GTTGTCACATCAGGTAAAATCACACGGCAGGATAGAGAGAATGCTTGGAATGAACTTCAAATTGCagtaaaagagaaaaaaacaaGGCCATTTTATCGCTCTGTGAACAAACATGGTTTAATGTATGCAG GAGGTCTTGATGAGCCTATATGGCGACCATATATTGAACGCGATTGGCGATTTGGACACTATGAAATGGAAGGTCTACAAGATCCATTGAGCCGATTTTCACGATACATTCTCCGGCCCTTCTCAATCAAGAAGAAATCTAAATCCAAGACAGTGAATGAGGAAGCCACTCTTGAGCCTCTAATGCAGAGCCTTTGA
- the LOC116002707 gene encoding cell wall / vacuolar inhibitor of fructosidase 1-like, whose protein sequence is MAMDTLFSLVMFISTMLLDKDKNTLITATCRNTPNYPLCVATLQSDPRSSAAGAGIETLGLVMVSAVKARAVEITQAIPPLKAAKPEWAQPLSQCYFYYDAVLRADVPEAEMALKRGVPKFAEAGMADAAVEAASCDGAFKNGGITESPLKDFNDNVVQLSGVATSIIKMLL, encoded by the coding sequence ATGGCCATGGATACATTGTTCTCCCTCGTGATGTTCATTTCCACAATGCTCCTCgacaaagacaaaaataccctcaTCACCGCCACATGCCGCAACACCCCCAATTACCCTCTCTGCGTCGCCACCCTGCAGTCCGACCCCCGGAGCTCCGCCGCCGGCGCCGGCATCGAGACTCTCGGCCTGGTCATGGTGAGCGCCGTCAAGGCGCGAGCCGTCGAGATCACGCAGGCCATACCGCCGCTCAAGGCGGCGAAACCGGAGTGGGCCCAGCCCCTCAGCCAGTGCTACTTTTACTACGACGCCGTTTTGCGCGCCGACGTGCCAGAGGCGGAGATGGCCCTGAAGAGAGGCGTCCCGAAGTTCGCCGAGGCGGGGATGGCGGACGCGGCGGTGGAGGCGGCGAGCTGCGACGGCGCGTTTAAGAATGGTGGAATTACGGAAtcgcccctgaaggattttaaCGACAACGTCGTTCAACTCTCCGGTGTGGCCACGTCAATCATCAAGATGTTGTTATGA
- the LOC116001796 gene encoding serine carboxypeptidase-like 26, whose protein sequence is MAPHNRTSLLLGFLVLWVLCAESSSSSPKAAQESDKIGYLPGQPSAPLLTHFSGYITVNQSHGRALFYWFFEAQSHPSTKPLVLWLNGGPGCSSIGYGAAAELGPLRVKRNGVGLNFNKYSWNKEANLLFVESPVGVGFSYTNTSSDLTTLDDKFVAQDTYIFLVNWLERFPQFKGHDFFIAGESYAGHYVPQLAEVVFDRNRDRGIYPRINLKGFIVGNPETNDYYDYKGLLEYAWSHAVISDQQYEKAKEVCNFTQENWSDKCNEAMSIVFSKYEEIDIYNIYGPRCLLNGSSSATGIRGGVLDLAITNKERTYAYRRMKRIPGGYDPCYSPYSEQYFNRIDVQKAFHANIRAPGSTVNWKTCSDPVFRTYKYTTFSLLPVYEKLIKGGLKIWIYSGDADGRVPVIGSRYCIEALKLPLKSPWRSWFHNHQVGGRIVEYHGLTFVTVRGAGHLVPLNKPSEALALIHSFLSGEELPAQR, encoded by the exons ATGGCGCCTCATAATAGAACATCTTTGCTTCTTGGTTTTCTTGTTCTCTGGGTTTTATGCGcagaatcatcatcatcatccccaAAAGCAGCTCAGGAATCAGATAAGATAGGATATTTGCCAGGCCAACCAAGCGCCCCATTGCTCACCCACTTCTCTGGCTACATCACTGTAAATCAATCCCATGGGAGGGCCCTTTTCTACTGGTTCTTTGAGGCTCAATCTCACCCCTCCACCAAGCCTCTAGTCCTCTGGCTTAATGGAG GACCTGGTTGCTCTTCAATTGGATATGGAGCAGCTGCAGAGCTGGGTCCTCTCAGAGTTAAGAGAAATGGGGTTGGTCTTAACTTCAACAAGTATTCTTGGAATAAAg AAGCCAATTTGTTGTTCGTGGAGTCTCCGGTTGGGGTTGGGTTCTCATACACAAACACATCCTCTGATTTAACCACATTGGATGACAAATTTGTTG CTCAAGATACCTACATCTTTCTGGTCAATTGGTTGGAAAGGTTCCCGCAGTTCAAGGGCCATGACTTCTTCATCGCGGGAGAGAGCTATGCAG GACACTACGTACCCCAACTGGCCGAGGTTGTGTTTGATAGAAACAGGGATAGGGGAATATACCCACGCATAAATCTCAAAGGTTTCATA GTGGGGAACCCGGAAACAAATGattattatgattataaagGCTTGTTAGAATACGCGTGGAGTCATGCAGTAATTTCCGATCAACAGTATGAAAAAGCCAAAGAAGTATGCAATTTTACACAGGAAAACTGGTCTGATAAATGCAATGAAGCAATGTCTATTGTATTCTCCAAGTACGAAGAAATTGATATCTACAACATCTATGGTCCCCGATGTCTTCTAAATGGTTCTTCTTCGGCAACTGGTATCCGTGGTGGTGTGCTGGATCTTGCCATTACTAATAAG GAAAGAACTTATGCATACAGGAGGATGAAACGAATCCCCGGGGGTTATGATCCATGCTATTCCCCATATTCGGAGCAATACTTCAACAGGATTGATGTTCAAAAGGCTTTCCATGCGAATATTAGAGCCCCGGGCTCTACTGTCAACTGGAAGACATGCAG TGATCCAGTATTTAGGACATACAAATACACTACGTTCTCTCTACTGCCGGTCTATGAAAAGCTAATCAAAGGCGGTCTCAAGATTTGGATTTACAG TGGGGATGCCGATGGGAGAGTACCAGTAATTGGGTCGAGATACTGCATAGAAGCTCTTAAACTGCCTTTGAAATCCCCATGGCGTTCGTGGTTCCATAATCATCAG GTAGGAGGAAGGATAGTCGAGTACCACGGGCTGACATTTGTAACGGTGAGAGGTGCGGGCCATCTCGTGCCTCTCAATAAACCGAGTGAAGCTCTAGCGTTGATACATTCTTTCTTGTCTGGCGAAGAACTCCCAGCGCAGAGATGA
- the LOC116001725 gene encoding ER membrane protein complex subunit 6, producing the protein MAGRDDSNGAKEKSGNGIDELPTFSAENMQNNMKVIYYSRTFMSIIGGVIAGILGLTGLMGFIFYFLIMGITSAGLIAKAKFSVFSYFDNWNRIILDGFLGGLLSFVLFWTLAYDIVHIF; encoded by the exons ATGGCCGGGCGTGATGATTCCAATGGGGCAAAAGAAAAATCAGGCAATGGAATAGATGAGTTGCCGACATTCAGTGCTGAAAATATGCAGAACAATATGAAAGTCATCTACTACAG CCGCACGTTCATGTCCATCATCGGTGGTGTAATTGCTGGAATTCTGGGATTAACTGGCTTGATGggctttatattttattttcttatcatGGGAATTACGTCAGCAGGATTGATTGCAAAAGCCAAGTTTTCAGTCTTTTCATACTTCGACAACTGGAACCGGATCATACTTGATGGATTCCTTGGGGGACTATTg TCGTTCGTGCTATTCTGGAC ACTTGCTTATGATATTGTCCACATATTCTGA
- the LOC116000873 gene encoding prostatic spermine-binding protein-like, translating to MAVYEEERSLEELESEEEVEEVVDGDDDDDEGEVEAGEDDDGEDDDDDDVDDDEEDEQEAPPNSSAPEVHTVDDDDDDDGDGDDGEEDDEGDDDDDDDDDDEDDEDEEGVEEEEDLGTEYLVRPCAPAEDEEDTSDFEPEENGEEDEIEGEEDDDDDDAGGKVEAPPKRKRSGKDDSDDDGGEDDDRPSKR from the exons ATGGCTGTTTATGAGGAGGAGAGGAGTTTGGAAGAGCTGGAGAGCgaggaggaagttgaagaagtCGTCGACGgggacgacgacgacgacgaggGAGAAGTCGAGGCCGGCGAAGACGACGATGGGgaagacgacgacgacgacgacgttgatgatgatgaggaggatGAGCAGGAAGCTCCGCCAAACTCCTCTGCTCCGGAGGTTCACACTGtagacgacgacgacgacgacgacggtGACGGCGACGACGGTGAGGAGGACGATGAAGGCGACgacgatgatgatgacgatgacgACGATGAGGACGACGAGGATGAGGAAGGTGTAGAAGAGGAG GAGGATCTGGGAACGGAGTACCTTGTCAGGCCATGTGCTCCTGCGGAGGATGAGGAAGATACCAGTGATTTTGAGCCTGAGGAAAATGGTGAGGAAGATGAGATTGAAGGAGAggaggatgatgatgacgatgatgcTGGTGGGAAAGTTGAGGCCCCACCGAAGAGGAAAAGGTCGGGCAAAGATGATTCTGATGATGACGGGGGAGAGGATGATGATAGACCATCCAAGCGGTAA